From a region of the Trichoderma atroviride chromosome 6, complete sequence genome:
- a CDS encoding uncharacterized protein (EggNog:ENOG41): protein MVGDAESPAALPLLQVPPEILDRITWHLHTTELCNFRLTCKSAERAVHFRFTSEFFTRKQFMVSEFSLKALIDISKSRLAAHLRHVHISLDQVDETASSRVTMSPKTRSLYQQRLAEQSTLWTLGLVSKYLADAFSRLPNLETVALRDFNSTRRSRDGPRAQWRSYGSQTLAGETGAHPVTSQLFNWGSAALLDRANVLFKAIIHGLGLANVRLKNLEVMERNGNLLFDSAFHLHPDFEAAYAPVLGNLQKLHLCIDVYWATAPPCCTAISPEKSHQIS, encoded by the coding sequence ATGGTCGGCGATGCTGAATCGCCGGCAGCTCTGCCCCTTCTGCAGGTGCCGCCAGAAATCCTCGATCGAATCACCTGGCATCTCCACACGACAGAGCTCTGCAACTTTCGCCTTACGTGCAAATCTGCCGAGCGGGCCGTCCATTTCAGATTCACCTCGGAATTCTTCACGCGCAAGCAGTTCATGGTTTCCGAGTTCAGCCTCAAGGCCCTCATCGACATCTCCAAAAGCCGTCTCGCTGCCCATCTGCGCCATGTACACATCAGCCTCGATCAAGTCGACGAGACGGCCAGCTCTCGCGTGACCATGTCGCCAAAGACTCGCAGCCTGTACCAGCAACGCCTGGCCGAGCAGAGCACTCTTTGGACACTGGGGCTGGTTTCCAAATATCTCGCTGATGCCTTCTCTCGTCTGCCGAATCTGGAGACGGTTGCGCTCCGCGACTTCAACTCGACGAGGAGGTCTCGGGATGGCCCTCGCGCGCAGTGGCGCAGCTACGGCTCCCAAACGCTTGCCGGAGAGACTGGTGCTCATCCAGTCACCAGCCAGCTTTTCAACTGGGGCAGTGCGGCCCTGCTTGACAGAGCCAACGTcctcttcaaggccatcatccacggcctgggcctggcgAATGTGAGACTCAAGAATCTCGAAGTCATGGAGAGGAACGGCAACCTGCTGTTCGACTCTGCTTTTCACTTGCACCCAGATTTCGAAGCCGCCTATGCTCCTGTTCTTGGAAATCTCCAAAAGCTGCACCTCTGCATTGACGTTTACTGGGCTACTGCCCCCCCATGCTGCACAGCCATATCACCAGAAAAATCTCATCAAATTTCTTag
- a CDS encoding uncharacterized protein (EggNog:ENOG41) codes for MLPPAVEFPQLSNLSLGMMALTLDETVQLITKFAGSLQRLELWRFQLMADPGTDVDMEEKKQNLYISLLKRLLAIPNLNLRHIKLGMLQQMLDVSGRYNKMQAIEFTKDEPASTDGEKDAAAPAAQHTRRRPTNNSMEYTGSDWRHFVRHEMMPRLHIINPDEGVDRLSSDEEPEDLSEDDEDEEMDE; via the exons ATGCTCCCCCCTGCAGTCGAATTTCCGCAGCTGTCCAACCTCAGCTTGGGAATGATGGCTCTTACTCTCGACGAGACCGTTCAGCTCATCACCAAGTTTGCCGGCTCACTCCAGCGCCTGGAATTATGGAGATTCCAACTGATGGCCGATCCGGGCACTGATGTCGacatggaggagaagaagcagaattTATACATTAGCCTCCTGAAGAGGCTTTTGGCTATACCAAACCTCAATCTCCGACATATCAAATTGGGCATGCTCCAACAGATGCTAGATGTCAGCGGCAGGTACAATAAGATGCAAGCCATAGAATTCACCAAAGACGAGCCGGCCAGCACGGATGGCGAGAAAGACGCAGCCGCCCCGGCTGCTCAGCATACCAGACGAAGGCCAACAAATAACTCGATGGAATATACGGGCTCAGACTGGAGACATTTTGTGCGCCATGAAATGATGCCCCGACTGCACATAATCAACCCTGATGAGGGCG TGGATCGACTTAGCTCTGACGAAGAACCAGAAGACCTTagcgaagatgacgaagacgaagaaatggaTGAGTAA
- a CDS encoding uncharacterized protein (EggNog:ENOG41~SECRETED:SignalP(1-19)) → MKVSTVSLSVLLLASHGSPLRIRSPPPGHDEGKDIASGLPRSPPEKPRPVDDVTFSWCLDYTRPDTCFSRELKHGSCYNLGVLDPKMSELVEDVGVEGGACMFFTYPDCKDHHTAAFTGQHLWTSWLCPGTSKKRIQWNHEARSVRCCSGSPSTPWCSNSVKKPHECR, encoded by the exons ATGAAGGTCTCGACAGTCTCCCTTTCCGTCCTCCTCCTTGCTTCACACGGCTCCCCTCTGCGCATCCGCAGCCCACCACCAGGCCATGACGAGGGCAAAGATATAGCGTCGGGTCTCCCCAGATCGCCTCCCGAGAAGCCCCGTCCGGTCGACGACGTTACCTTTTCGTGGTGCCTCGATTACACCAGGCCGGATACATGTTTCTCGAGGGAATTGAAGCACGGCTCGTGTT ATAACCTTGGGGTTCTGGATCCCAAAATGTCAGAGCTGGTGGAGGACGTGGGAGTAGAGGGCGGGGCTTGCATGTTTTTTAC CTATCCCGACTGCAAAGACCACCACACGGCCGCCTTCACCGGCCAGCACCTTTGGACGTCGTGGCTCTGTCCGGGAACCAGCAAGAAGCGGATCCAATGGAACCACGAGGCTCGGTCGGTGCGCTGCTGTTCGGGCTCGCCAAGCACGCCGTGGTGCAGCAACTCGGTCAAGAAGCCGCACGAATGCCGTTAG
- a CDS encoding uncharacterized protein (EggNog:ENOG41), translated as MSRTESGSFKPVEEAQRQDLPGLEKDMKPTSEATALEGKHEHHEYLAAGKLKGNKALITGGDSGIGRSVAVLFAREGSDVTIVYLPEEEEDARETKKMVEKEGKQCLLIPGNLMDNETCRKAVEQHMQQFGALHVLVNNASKQIMCEDIAKIDLDDVESTFRSNILQMFAVTKYAVPHMEKGGSIINTTSTVGFRGTAAMVDYASTKGAITSFTQSLAKQLMPKGIRVNAVAPGPVHTPLQPASRPAEQMEGFGAKSGIGRPGQPSEIAPSFIFLASKDAELYYGQVLHAYPLGD; from the exons ATGTCTCGCACTGAGTCAGGCAGCTTTAAACCGGTAGAGGAAGCCCAAAGACAAGATCTTCCAGG ACTGGAAAAGGACATGAAGCCCACAAGCGAGGCAACTGCTCTTGAAGGCAAACATGAGCACCACGAGTATCTCGCAGCAGGAAAGCTCAAAGGCAACAAAGCACTCATCACCGGCGGAGA CTCCGGCATAGGCCGCTCCGTCGCCGTCCTCTTCGCCCGCGAAGGCTCAGACGTCACAATCGTCTACCTCcccgaagaggaagaagatgcccgCGAGACCAAGAAAATGGTCGAAAAGGAAGGCAAGCAGTGTCTCCTCATCCCCGGCAACCTCATGGACAACGAAACGTGCCGCAAGGCCGTCGAGCAGCACATGCAGCAGTTCGGCGCGCTGCACGTGCTGGTCAACAATGCCTCGAAGCAGATCATGTGCGAGGACATTGCCAAGATTGACCTAGATGATGTGGAGAGCACGTTTAGAAGCAATATTTTGCAAATGTTTGCTGTGACCAAGTATGCGGTGCCGCATATGGAAAAGGGCGGCTC catcatcaacacaACCTCGACTGTTGGGTTCCGAGGCACTGCGGCCATGGTGGATTACGCGTCTACCAAGGGAGCCATTACTTCATTCACGCAATCGCTGGCAAAACAACTCATGCCAAAGGGCATTCGGGTGAATGCCGTAGCCCCTGGCCCGGTGCATACGCCTCTGCAGCCTGCTTCGCGCCCTGCTGAGCAGATGGAGGGCTTTGGAGCCAAATCCGGGATTGGGAGGCCTGGTCAGCCGAGCGAGATTGCGCCgtcttttatatttcttgCTTCCAAGGATGCTGAGCTGTATTATGGACAGGTTTTGCATGCTTATCCGCTAGGCGACTAG
- a CDS encoding uncharacterized protein (EggNog:ENOG41), whose translation MASTHNLKRQSLFDLSGKVALVTGGGSGIGLMAAQTLAANGAKVYICGRTKEKLDKAASTHGEGAPGEIIPIRADVNSKDGIKVLFEEIQSREKCLCILVNNAGVSGEKHTTAEANSAEELKQSLFDSDSSTFDDWLETYRTNVTAMYFTTAAFLPLLQKSTETHTGWSSTVINITSISGLIKTSQHHFSYNASKGAAEHLTRMMAAEFAAAGLKIRVNSIAPGVFPSEMTTGESDERQKSQLDSERFESMIPARRPGKDEDMAQAVLFLAGNQFVNGQRVVVDGGHTLADGM comes from the exons ATGGCAAGCACACATAATCTCAAAAGACAGTCGCTCTTTGACCTCTCCGGCAAAGTGGCCCTTGTCACCG GCGGTGGCTCCGGAATTGGCCTCATGGCCGCACAAACCCTGGCCGCCAATGGCGCAAAGGTCTACATCTGCGGCCGCACCAAAGAAAAGCTCGACAAGGCCGCATCAACCCACGGCGAAGGCGCTCCCGGTGAAATCATCCCCATCCGAGCAGACGTCAACTCCAAGGACGGCATCAAAGTCCTCTTTGAAGAAATCCAGTCACGAGAAAAGTGTCTCTGcatcctcgtcaacaacGCCGGCGTCAGTGGCGAGAAGCACACCACCGCAGAAGCGAATTCCGCAGAGGAGCTGAAACAGTCACTCTTTGACAGCGATTCGTCGACGTTTGATGACTGGCTTGAAACGTATAGGACTAATGTCACGGCAATGTACTTTACCACTGCTGCTTTTCTGCCGCTGTTGCAGAAGTCGACTGAGACTCATACTGGGTGGTCATCTACCGTTATCAACATCACTTCCATCTCCGGCTTAATCAAGACCAGTCAACACCACTTCAGCTACAATGCATCAAAAGGAGCGGCTGAACACTTGACGCGCATGATGGCTGCGGaatttgctgccgctgggcTCAAGATTCGCGTTAATAGCATTGCGCCGGGGGTTTTCCCTAGTGAGATGACGACTGGAGAGAGCGAcgagagacaaaagagccAGCTGGATAGTGAGAGGTTTGAAAGCATGATTCCTGCTAGGCGGCCGGGAAAGGATGAGGACATGGCGCAGGCGGTGCTATTTCTGGCTGGGAATCAGTTCGTCAATGGGCAGAGAGTGGTGGTTGACGGAGGGCATACGCTCGCCGATGGAATGTAG
- a CDS encoding uncharacterized protein (EggNog:ENOG41) has protein sequence MGQIISYITGFWAVPPLLNLPTEIILLIVSHLSSSPESLVALSLTCKALSSILDRDAVKLCEKSRRQLLLLLEKDLGSRFFYCSVCCQLHHFSQQWSPITADYLWMPKSCIDYYYNKNFRPTPALFGVPVTHPYELNYLYGRLVMNRHLHGSPKGLPLKSLQHPTLVASWGDGPLWLETPSPRIIGDELFLCITHTLAGEAATLRDAIDEGRHGICMHVATDPVDLWNTHRRDVYRMPELFEPEGSKAQRPPPFEECRDVPGSCTVCLTDYITTIERAKVREITQCQTCKSSVSIEPPLDGWSITITAYHQLGRCRDPEDWKWVSFLESPLDRILSKSPAKRDMAVYPPGVIRRKWQTVESPIEGLKHHKKVWTEILGVLL, from the exons ATGGGTCAAATTATTTCTTACATTACGGGGTTTTGGGCGGTCCCACCGCTCCTGAATCTGCCAACCGAGATCATTTTGCTGATTGTATCGCACCTCTCTTCATCCCCGGAATCCCTTGTCGCCCTGTCGCTAACCTGCAAAGCCCTCTCTTCGATTCTTGATAGGGATGCAGTGAAACTTTGTGAGAAATCACGGCGCCAGCTTCTGTTATTGCTTGAGAAAGATCTTGGCAGTAGATTCTTCTACTGCTCAGTCTGTTGCCAACTCCATCATTTCTCGCAGCAGTGGAGTCCCATTACTGCAGACTATCTCTGGATGCCTAAAAGTTGTATTGACTACTACTACAATAAAAACTTTCGACCAACTCCTGCATTGTTCGGAGTTCCTGTAACCCACCCCTATGAGCT AAATTACCTATATGGGCGCCTTGTTATGAATCGTCACCTCCATGGTTCTCCAAAAGGGTTACCTCTGAAAAGCCTCCAACATCCCACCCTAGTGGCCAGTTGGGGCGATGGGCCATTATGGCTAGAAACTCCGTCCCCAAGGATAATTGGCGATGAATTATTCCTCTGTATTACGCATACACTTGCAGGAGAAGCGGCTACACTGCGAGATGCGATTGATGAGGGGCGGCACGGCATCTGCATGCATGTCGCCACGGATCCAGTTGATTTGTGGAACACACACCGGCGCGATGTCTACAGGATGCCAGAGTTGTTTGAACCCGAGGGGAGCAAGGCACaaaggccgccgccttttGAAGAATGCCGAGACGTGCCGGGATCCTGCACTGTGTGCTTGACTGACTACATCACCACAATTGAGCGTGCCAAGGTGCGCGAAATTACTCAATGTCAAACTTGTAAATCCAGT GTTTCTATTGAGCCGCCGCTCGATGGTTGGTCTATCACGATTACTGCCTACCATCAGTTGGGACGTTGTCGCGACCCAGAGGATTGGAAATGGGTATCTTTCTTGGAATCCCCACTAGACCGAATACTCTCCAAGAGCCCAGCCAAGCGAGATATGGCCGTTTACCCTCCTGGTGTAATAAGGAGGAAATGGCAAACTGTGGAGTCACCAATCGAGGGGTTAAAGCACCACAAGAAAGTATGGACGGAAATCCTAGGCGTGTTGCTCTAA